From a single Nostoc sp. MS1 genomic region:
- a CDS encoding iron uptake porin — translation MLDMFSKWLLISPIAVGILSAIMALPVLAENVLQPEGNTQLINSPSLDQTDVTFAQVNSVSQLSDVQPTDWAFAALQSLVERYGCIAGYPNATYRGNRAMTRYEFAAGVNACLERINQLIATATSDLVRKEDLATLQKLQETFATELTSLRGRVDALEPRLAVVEQQQFSTTTKLNEEALFVVSGFAAGQDSTGVDIPKVTTFGDRVRLNLDTSFTGKDLLRTRLQALNLNYYSSKAGTRSRLPEGTLAFNGEIGDDAPENNELGIDTLFYRFPIGQKTEVTLFANEGEVDDFMDTVNPFLDGDDGATGALSRFGSRNSVYYFVPQGAGIGLRHRFSDQLELSLGYLSNTPADPSSKNGIFNGSYGAIAQLVFRPSDRLSVAFTYVNAYDNLNDDLAIPGTGSKKANLGLVTDSPVSTNAYGLEASFQVNPRFYINGWVGYATTRLLGVGDADIWNYAVGLAFPDLGKRGNLAGIIVGMEPKVTGADAAIAPAFSPRRVEPQNRNSASDRDTSFHIEAFYSYAFSDNISITPGLIWLTAPNHDERNSDAVLGVIRTTFTF, via the coding sequence ATGTTGGATATGTTTAGTAAGTGGCTGTTGATTTCACCAATAGCTGTGGGAATATTATCAGCAATTATGGCACTGCCAGTTTTAGCTGAAAATGTCCTTCAGCCAGAGGGGAACACACAGTTGATTAATTCGCCATCTTTAGATCAGACTGATGTAACATTTGCACAGGTTAATTCTGTTTCCCAACTATCTGATGTTCAACCTACAGATTGGGCTTTTGCCGCATTGCAATCTTTAGTAGAACGTTACGGATGTATTGCTGGTTATCCTAATGCCACCTATCGGGGTAATCGGGCGATGACTCGTTATGAATTTGCAGCAGGTGTGAATGCTTGCTTAGAGCGGATTAATCAACTAATTGCTACAGCCACCTCTGATTTAGTTAGAAAGGAGGACTTGGCGACACTGCAAAAGTTACAAGAAACTTTCGCAACTGAATTAACGAGTTTACGCGGTCGAGTTGATGCTTTAGAACCCCGTTTGGCAGTGGTAGAACAACAACAATTTTCTACTACAACCAAACTCAACGAAGAAGCTTTGTTTGTTGTCTCTGGGTTTGCAGCTGGGCAAGATTCCACTGGTGTAGATATTCCCAAAGTTACTACTTTTGGCGATCGCGTCCGCCTCAATTTGGATACCAGTTTTACTGGTAAAGACCTTTTGAGAACGCGCCTGCAAGCTCTCAATCTCAATTACTATTCTAGTAAGGCTGGAACTAGGAGTAGGTTGCCAGAAGGAACCCTGGCTTTTAACGGCGAAATTGGTGACGATGCGCCAGAAAATAACGAGCTAGGTATAGATACGCTGTTTTACAGATTCCCCATAGGACAAAAAACCGAAGTTACTTTGTTTGCTAATGAGGGGGAAGTTGATGATTTTATGGATACAGTCAACCCTTTTTTAGATGGGGATGATGGCGCAACTGGTGCTTTATCTAGATTTGGTAGTCGCAATTCAGTTTACTATTTCGTGCCTCAAGGTGCAGGGATTGGACTTAGACATCGATTCTCTGACCAGTTGGAGTTGAGTTTAGGATATCTATCGAATACACCAGCCGATCCTAGTAGTAAAAATGGTATCTTCAATGGCTCCTATGGTGCGATCGCCCAGCTAGTTTTTCGTCCTAGCGATCGCCTCAGTGTTGCATTTACCTATGTCAATGCCTACGATAACCTCAATGATGATTTAGCTATTCCCGGTACAGGTAGTAAAAAGGCGAACTTGGGCTTAGTTACTGATAGTCCGGTTTCTACAAATGCTTATGGCTTAGAAGCATCTTTCCAAGTCAACCCACGTTTTTATATCAATGGTTGGGTTGGTTATGCCACAACTAGACTTTTAGGTGTAGGAGATGCTGATATCTGGAATTATGCAGTAGGATTAGCCTTTCCTGACTTGGGCAAACGTGGCAATCTGGCAGGCATTATCGTGGGTATGGAGCCGAAAGTGACTGGTGCTGATGCTGCGATCGCCCCGGCATTTTCCCCCAGAAGGGTAGAGCCACAAAATCGCAATTCCGCCAGCGATCGCGACACATCTTTTCACATCGAGGCTTTTTATTCCTACGCATTTTCCGACAATATTTCTATTACTCCTGGCTTAATTTGGTTGACTGCGCCTAATCATGATGAGCGCAATAGTGATGCTGTACTCGGAGTAATTCGGACTACATTCACCTTTTAA
- a CDS encoding sporulation protein, producing the protein MFKNLLASVGIGAAKVDTKLFTNSVVPGETLEGEVYIRGGDVAQNIDDIYIKLATEYERETEDSTVTEECVLINYRLSERLSIEPKEEVVIPFSLVLPHEMPLTLGRTPVYIRTGLEIKSAINPRDRDYLEVRPHPLMQRVLQAVENLGFHLYKVDCEYTHHFSGTYPFVQEFEFRPNGKYRNTLDELEIIFLLKPDYLEVLLELDKRARGWKGLLEEVFDVDERYARLMVKQSDLYELDFEAVIDETIQRHIH; encoded by the coding sequence ATGTTTAAAAATCTATTAGCAAGTGTTGGTATTGGTGCAGCAAAAGTAGATACAAAGCTTTTTACCAATTCTGTAGTTCCAGGCGAAACCTTAGAAGGTGAAGTCTACATTCGTGGTGGAGATGTTGCCCAAAATATTGATGATATATACATAAAACTAGCTACTGAATATGAACGGGAAACAGAAGACTCCACAGTTACCGAAGAATGCGTACTAATTAACTATAGATTGTCAGAACGCCTTAGTATTGAGCCAAAAGAGGAAGTTGTTATTCCTTTCTCATTGGTTTTACCCCATGAAATGCCCTTAACTCTAGGCCGAACTCCCGTATACATCCGCACAGGATTAGAAATTAAATCAGCGATTAACCCCAGAGATAGAGACTATTTAGAAGTGCGTCCACATCCACTAATGCAACGGGTACTGCAAGCAGTAGAAAACTTAGGCTTTCATTTATATAAAGTCGATTGTGAATACACTCATCATTTTAGTGGCACTTATCCCTTTGTACAGGAGTTTGAGTTTCGTCCTAATGGGAAATATCGCAATACTTTAGATGAATTGGAAATAATTTTCCTTTTAAAGCCAGATTATTTAGAAGTATTGTTAGAACTTGATAAACGCGCTCGTGGTTGGAAAGGTTTATTAGAAGAAGTTTTTGATGTAGATGAGCGATATGCACGCTTGATGGTAAAACAATCAGATTTATATGAATTAGATTTTGAGGCTGTGATTGATGAGACAATTCAACGTCATATTCATTAA
- a CDS encoding PEP-CTERM sorting domain-containing protein (PEP-CTERM proteins occur, often in large numbers, in the proteomes of bacteria that also encode an exosortase, a predicted intramembrane cysteine proteinase. The presence of a PEP-CTERM domain at a protein's C-terminus predicts cleavage within the sorting domain, followed by covalent anchoring to some some component of the (usually Gram-negative) cell surface. Many PEP-CTERM proteins exhibit an unusual sequence composition that includes large numbers of potential glycosylation sites. Expression of one such protein has been shown restore the ability of a bacterium to form floc, a type of biofilm.), with product MKLLSTLALTTFSIALSLPIINSQSASAAVIRYSFRVDTPTTQGSGNFSFDDSTFANQSIPLAPVKSLQFSFNVNPGVVYTAEDDIDYPGFGSIPAPAVFQNVAGGSPFGLSFFFSDKLDPAINYAVDGYNFTVGTQSFSNAVSYSPVPEPSTLVGVFMVCGFTLTALKRR from the coding sequence ATGAAACTATTATCAACACTAGCTTTGACTACTTTTAGTATTGCTTTAAGTTTACCAATTATCAATTCTCAGTCTGCAAGCGCAGCAGTTATTAGATATTCATTCCGAGTAGATACTCCCACAACTCAAGGTAGCGGGAATTTTAGTTTTGATGATTCAACTTTTGCTAACCAATCTATTCCCCTAGCGCCAGTTAAATCACTCCAATTCAGTTTCAATGTAAACCCTGGAGTTGTTTATACAGCAGAAGATGATATTGATTATCCAGGGTTTGGTTCTATTCCTGCTCCTGCTGTATTTCAAAATGTAGCTGGTGGTTCACCATTTGGATTGTCATTTTTCTTCAGCGATAAACTTGATCCTGCTATTAATTACGCTGTTGATGGATATAATTTTACCGTTGGGACTCAATCTTTTAGCAATGCAGTTTCTTATAGCCCAGTACCTGAGCCTTCAACTTTAGTTGGCGTTTTCATGGTTTGTGGTTTTACACTCACCGCCTTAAAACGCAGGTAA